The following are from one region of the Anabas testudineus chromosome 2, fAnaTes1.2, whole genome shotgun sequence genome:
- the tubgcp3 gene encoding gamma-tubulin complex component 3 isoform X2, producing MATLDQKSPNVLLQSLCCRITGKSEAEVAHQFQYAVRVIGSNYAPTIERDEFLVSEKIKKELLKQRREADAALFSELHRKLQTQSVLKHRWSVLYLLLSLSEDPRKPSSRVGNYGALFAQALPRDAHSTPFFCTRPQSLALSYGERTAGLSASIGTSGISSMGVYTLNGPTPTPQSLLAGQPPQSAAGAGQSLGSRLAWTLPVSASPSALGPPATRPLLGPPAPSSRLVRPRRDGDAAGDVSETALVRDILYVFQGIDGKFIKMSTQDNCYKIDNKIVVCKSLRDTSSRLAELGWLHNKVRKYTDARSLDRAFGLVGQSFCASLHQELKEYYRLLSVLHSQVEDDQGVNMCTENSLTLRRLLVWMYDPKVRLKTLAALVDFCQGRKGGELASAVHAYGKTGDPQMRALVQHILCLVSHPILNFLYRWIYDGELEDTYHEFFVASDPNVKTDRLWHDKYSLRKSMIPSFITMDQARKVLLIGKSINFLHQVCHDRTPPSKITPASKSADTPKDAAELLSDLEGAFQEKIDAAYFDTSKYLLDVLNHNYLLLDHLQAMRRYLLLGQGDFIRHLMDLLKPELARPATTLYQHNLTGILETAVRATNAQFDNAEILKRLDVRLLEVSPGDTGWDVFSLDYHVDGPIATVFTRECMGHYLRVFNFLWRAKRMEYTLTDIWKGQMCNAKLLKTMPELSGVLHQCHILASEMVHFIHQMQYYITFEVLECSWDELWNKVQQAQDLDHIIAAHEVFLDTIISRCLLDNNSRSLLNQLRAIFDQIIEFQNAQDSLYRSALEELSLRLLYEEKKQQREDEGQWGVTAEQEAEEKKRIQEFQDSIPKMRSQLRILTHFYQSIVQQFLVLLMTSSDESLRFLSFRLDFNEHYRAREPRLRASLGATRGRRLSNI from the exons ATGGCGACTCTGGATCAGAAATCGCCCAACGTGCTTCTTCAGAGCCTCTGCTGCAGAATCACGGGGAAAAGCGAAG CTGAAGTTGCCCATCAGTTCCAGTATGCAGTGCGAGTCATCGGAAGTAACTACGCCCCCACTATTGAACGGGATGAGTTCCTGGTCTCAGAGAAGATCAAGAAAGAAT tgctgaagcagaggagagaggcagatgCTGCTCTGTTCTCAGAGCTGCACAGAAAACTTCAGACGCAG AGCGTTCTGAAGCATCGTTGGTCTGTTCTCTACCTGCTGCTCAGCCTCTCTGAAGACCCTCGAAAACCATCCAGCAGG GTTGGAAACTATGGGGCATTGTTCGCTCAGGCTCTCCCCAGGGACGCACACTCGACCCCATTCTTCTGCACCCGACCTCAGAGCCTGGCGCTGAGCTACGGGGAGAGAACCGCAGGCCTGTCCGCCAGCATTGGGACCAGCGGCATCTCCAGCATGGGAGTCTACACGCTTAACGGTCCCACACCAACACCACAGTCACTGCTGGCTGG tcaacCCCCTCAGTCTGCAGCAGGAGCCGGTCAGTCTCTGGGCTCTCGGCTAGCCTGGACACTTCCTGTAAGCGCCTCCCCATCTGCTCTGGGTCCTCCTGCCACTCGACCATTACTCGGACCTCCAGCTCCCTCCAGCAGACTAGTCCGTCCTCGGCGAGACGGTGATGCAGCCG GTGATGTGAGTGAGACGGCACTGGTACGTGACATCCTCTACGTCTTCCAGGGAATCGATGGCAAGTTCATCAAGATGAGCACCCAGGATAACTGCTACAAAATAGACAACAAG ATCGTGGTGTGTAAGTCCCTGAGGGACACCAGCAGCAGGCTGGCCGAGCTCGGCTGGCTCCACAACAAAGTCAGGAAATACACTGATGCCAGAAGTCTCGACCGTGCCTTTGGACTGGTTGGacag AGCTTCTGTGCCTCGCTCCACCAGGAGCTGAAGGAGTACTACAGGCTGCTGTCTGTCCTCCACTCCCAG GTGGAGGATGACCAGGGTGTAAACATGTGCACAGAGAACAGTTTGACTCTTAGGAGGCTGTTAGTCTGGATGTACGATCCCAAAGTCCGACTCAAGACACTGGCTGCCCTAGTCGACTTCTGCCAAG gtcgAAAAGGGGGTGAGCTGGCCTCAGCCGTCCATGCCTACGGAAAAACAGGAGACCCACAGATGAGAGCGCTGGTTCAACACATCCTCTGCCTGGTGTCACATCCCATCCTCAACTTCCTCTACAGGTGGATCTATGACGGAGAGCTGGAGGACACCTACCACGAG ttCTTTGTAGCATCAGATCCCAACGTGAAGACTGATCGTCTGTGGCACGATAAGTACTCCCTCAGGAAGTCAATGATCCCCTCATTTATCACCATGGACCAAGCCCGCaag GTTCTGCTCATCGGTAAATCCATCAACTTCCTGCATCAGGTTTGTCATGACAGAACGCCGCCGAGCAAAATCACACCAGCATCCAAGTCTGCGGACACACCTAAAGATG CTGCGGAGCTGCTGTCAGACCTGGAGGGGGCGTTTCAGGAGAAGATCGATGCTGCCTACTTTGACACCAGCAAATACCTGCTGGACGTCCTCAACCACAACTACCTGCTGCTGGATCACCTGCAGGCCATGAGGAGATACCTGCTGCTGGGCCAGGGAGACTTCATCAGACACCTCATGGACCTGCTCAA GCCAGAGTTGGCACGTCCTGCCACCACTTTGTACCAGCACAACCTGACTGGTATCTTGGAGACAGCAGTCAGAGCCACCAATGCCCAATTTGACAATGCAGAGATTCTTAAGAGGCTGGATGTGCGTCTGCTGGAG GTGTCTCCTGGTGACACAGGCTGGGATGTTTTCAGTTTGGATTACCACGTTGATGGACCTATTGCTACG gtGTTCACAAGAGAATGTATGGGCCACTACCTGCGTGTGTTTAATTTCCTGTGGAGGGCGAAGAGGATGGAgtacacactgactgacatcTGGAAGGGACAGATGTGCAATGCCAAGCTACTCAAAACTATGcctg AGTTGTCTGGCGTGTTGCATCAGTGTCATATCCTGGCCTCGGAGATGGTCCACTTCATCCACCAAATGCAGTACTACATCACCTTCGAG gtgctgGAGTGCTCCTGGGATGAGCTGTGGAATAAGGTGCAGCAGGCTCAGGATCTCGACCACATCATAGCTGCTCATGAAGTCTTCCTGGACACAATCATCTCAAGATGTCTGCTGGACAATAACAGCAGG TCTCTGTTGAACCAGCTGAGGGCCATATTTGACCAGATCATCGAGTTTCAGAACGCCCAGGATTCCCTGTACCGCTCAGCACTGGAGGAGCTGAGCCTCAGACTGCTGTATgaggagaagaagcagcagagagaagatgaG GGTCAGTGGGGAGTGACGGCCGAAcaagaagcagaggagaaaaagaggattCAGGAGTTCCAGGACAGCATACCAAAGATGCGCTCCCAGCTTCGCATCCTCACCCATTTTTACCAG AGCATTGTCCAGCAGTTCCTGGTTTTGCTTATGACCAGTTCGGATGAGAGTCTGCGTTTCCTCAGCTTCAGGCTGGACTTCAATGAACACTACAG AGCTAGAGAGCCCAGGCTGAGAGCCTCGCTAGGCGCTACCAGAGGTCGACGACTGTCAAACATCTGA
- the tubgcp3 gene encoding gamma-tubulin complex component 3 isoform X1 yields MATLDQKSPNVLLQSLCCRITGKSEAEVAHQFQYAVRVIGSNYAPTIERDEFLVSEKIKKELLKQRREADAALFSELHRKLQTQSVLKHRWSVLYLLLSLSEDPRKPSSRVGNYGALFAQALPRDAHSTPFFCTRPQSLALSYGERTAGLSASIGTSGISSMGVYTLNGPTPTPQSLLAGQPPQSAAGAGQSLGSRLAWTLPVSASPSALGPPATRPLLGPPAPSSRLVRPRRDGDAAGDVSETALVRDILYVFQGIDGKFIKMSTQDNCYKIDNKIVVCKSLRDTSSRLAELGWLHNKVRKYTDARSLDRAFGLVGQSFCASLHQELKEYYRLLSVLHSQLQVEDDQGVNMCTENSLTLRRLLVWMYDPKVRLKTLAALVDFCQGRKGGELASAVHAYGKTGDPQMRALVQHILCLVSHPILNFLYRWIYDGELEDTYHEFFVASDPNVKTDRLWHDKYSLRKSMIPSFITMDQARKVLLIGKSINFLHQVCHDRTPPSKITPASKSADTPKDAAELLSDLEGAFQEKIDAAYFDTSKYLLDVLNHNYLLLDHLQAMRRYLLLGQGDFIRHLMDLLKPELARPATTLYQHNLTGILETAVRATNAQFDNAEILKRLDVRLLEVSPGDTGWDVFSLDYHVDGPIATVFTRECMGHYLRVFNFLWRAKRMEYTLTDIWKGQMCNAKLLKTMPELSGVLHQCHILASEMVHFIHQMQYYITFEVLECSWDELWNKVQQAQDLDHIIAAHEVFLDTIISRCLLDNNSRSLLNQLRAIFDQIIEFQNAQDSLYRSALEELSLRLLYEEKKQQREDEGQWGVTAEQEAEEKKRIQEFQDSIPKMRSQLRILTHFYQSIVQQFLVLLMTSSDESLRFLSFRLDFNEHYRAREPRLRASLGATRGRRLSNI; encoded by the exons ATGGCGACTCTGGATCAGAAATCGCCCAACGTGCTTCTTCAGAGCCTCTGCTGCAGAATCACGGGGAAAAGCGAAG CTGAAGTTGCCCATCAGTTCCAGTATGCAGTGCGAGTCATCGGAAGTAACTACGCCCCCACTATTGAACGGGATGAGTTCCTGGTCTCAGAGAAGATCAAGAAAGAAT tgctgaagcagaggagagaggcagatgCTGCTCTGTTCTCAGAGCTGCACAGAAAACTTCAGACGCAG AGCGTTCTGAAGCATCGTTGGTCTGTTCTCTACCTGCTGCTCAGCCTCTCTGAAGACCCTCGAAAACCATCCAGCAGG GTTGGAAACTATGGGGCATTGTTCGCTCAGGCTCTCCCCAGGGACGCACACTCGACCCCATTCTTCTGCACCCGACCTCAGAGCCTGGCGCTGAGCTACGGGGAGAGAACCGCAGGCCTGTCCGCCAGCATTGGGACCAGCGGCATCTCCAGCATGGGAGTCTACACGCTTAACGGTCCCACACCAACACCACAGTCACTGCTGGCTGG tcaacCCCCTCAGTCTGCAGCAGGAGCCGGTCAGTCTCTGGGCTCTCGGCTAGCCTGGACACTTCCTGTAAGCGCCTCCCCATCTGCTCTGGGTCCTCCTGCCACTCGACCATTACTCGGACCTCCAGCTCCCTCCAGCAGACTAGTCCGTCCTCGGCGAGACGGTGATGCAGCCG GTGATGTGAGTGAGACGGCACTGGTACGTGACATCCTCTACGTCTTCCAGGGAATCGATGGCAAGTTCATCAAGATGAGCACCCAGGATAACTGCTACAAAATAGACAACAAG ATCGTGGTGTGTAAGTCCCTGAGGGACACCAGCAGCAGGCTGGCCGAGCTCGGCTGGCTCCACAACAAAGTCAGGAAATACACTGATGCCAGAAGTCTCGACCGTGCCTTTGGACTGGTTGGacag AGCTTCTGTGCCTCGCTCCACCAGGAGCTGAAGGAGTACTACAGGCTGCTGTCTGTCCTCCACTCCCAG TTGCAGGTGGAGGATGACCAGGGTGTAAACATGTGCACAGAGAACAGTTTGACTCTTAGGAGGCTGTTAGTCTGGATGTACGATCCCAAAGTCCGACTCAAGACACTGGCTGCCCTAGTCGACTTCTGCCAAG gtcgAAAAGGGGGTGAGCTGGCCTCAGCCGTCCATGCCTACGGAAAAACAGGAGACCCACAGATGAGAGCGCTGGTTCAACACATCCTCTGCCTGGTGTCACATCCCATCCTCAACTTCCTCTACAGGTGGATCTATGACGGAGAGCTGGAGGACACCTACCACGAG ttCTTTGTAGCATCAGATCCCAACGTGAAGACTGATCGTCTGTGGCACGATAAGTACTCCCTCAGGAAGTCAATGATCCCCTCATTTATCACCATGGACCAAGCCCGCaag GTTCTGCTCATCGGTAAATCCATCAACTTCCTGCATCAGGTTTGTCATGACAGAACGCCGCCGAGCAAAATCACACCAGCATCCAAGTCTGCGGACACACCTAAAGATG CTGCGGAGCTGCTGTCAGACCTGGAGGGGGCGTTTCAGGAGAAGATCGATGCTGCCTACTTTGACACCAGCAAATACCTGCTGGACGTCCTCAACCACAACTACCTGCTGCTGGATCACCTGCAGGCCATGAGGAGATACCTGCTGCTGGGCCAGGGAGACTTCATCAGACACCTCATGGACCTGCTCAA GCCAGAGTTGGCACGTCCTGCCACCACTTTGTACCAGCACAACCTGACTGGTATCTTGGAGACAGCAGTCAGAGCCACCAATGCCCAATTTGACAATGCAGAGATTCTTAAGAGGCTGGATGTGCGTCTGCTGGAG GTGTCTCCTGGTGACACAGGCTGGGATGTTTTCAGTTTGGATTACCACGTTGATGGACCTATTGCTACG gtGTTCACAAGAGAATGTATGGGCCACTACCTGCGTGTGTTTAATTTCCTGTGGAGGGCGAAGAGGATGGAgtacacactgactgacatcTGGAAGGGACAGATGTGCAATGCCAAGCTACTCAAAACTATGcctg AGTTGTCTGGCGTGTTGCATCAGTGTCATATCCTGGCCTCGGAGATGGTCCACTTCATCCACCAAATGCAGTACTACATCACCTTCGAG gtgctgGAGTGCTCCTGGGATGAGCTGTGGAATAAGGTGCAGCAGGCTCAGGATCTCGACCACATCATAGCTGCTCATGAAGTCTTCCTGGACACAATCATCTCAAGATGTCTGCTGGACAATAACAGCAGG TCTCTGTTGAACCAGCTGAGGGCCATATTTGACCAGATCATCGAGTTTCAGAACGCCCAGGATTCCCTGTACCGCTCAGCACTGGAGGAGCTGAGCCTCAGACTGCTGTATgaggagaagaagcagcagagagaagatgaG GGTCAGTGGGGAGTGACGGCCGAAcaagaagcagaggagaaaaagaggattCAGGAGTTCCAGGACAGCATACCAAAGATGCGCTCCCAGCTTCGCATCCTCACCCATTTTTACCAG AGCATTGTCCAGCAGTTCCTGGTTTTGCTTATGACCAGTTCGGATGAGAGTCTGCGTTTCCTCAGCTTCAGGCTGGACTTCAATGAACACTACAG AGCTAGAGAGCCCAGGCTGAGAGCCTCGCTAGGCGCTACCAGAGGTCGACGACTGTCAAACATCTGA